In Monomorium pharaonis isolate MP-MQ-018 chromosome 3, ASM1337386v2, whole genome shotgun sequence, a genomic segment contains:
- the LOC105830825 gene encoding plasmanylethanolamine desaturase: MEDIKVPNLGHAASAACSMASNFLAPVKTERQIYENSMLEDDPNANSVVPTSQEDRTVPRWGPNHKGAQELANLYSTGKRTQEGICVGICITLIAVNSMFVLIKLRLENLSSIAIAALCGIITADFGSGLVHWAADTWGSVELPILGKNFLRPFREHHIDPTSITRHDFIETNGDNFMVAIPVLSKLTWDFLTLPEAELQQKFVWTCYWFLLAIFVAMTNQIHKWSHTYFGLPTWVVWLQEHRIILPRKHHRVHHVAPHETYFCITTGWLNWPLEKLHFWYILEVIIEWSTGCKPRADDLKWAQKRS, encoded by the exons ATGGAGGATATAAAAGTGCCGAACCTAGGGCACGCCGCATCGGCCGCGTGTTCTATGGCGTCCAACTTCTTGGCACCGGTGAAGACCGAGCGCCAAATCTATGAGAATTCGATGCTCGAGGACGATCCTAATGCCAATTCTGTGGTGCCGACCTCGCAGGAAGACAGGACTGTGCCCAGATGGGGTCCAAATCACAAAGGCGCCCAGGAACTTGCGAATTTGTACAGCACCG GAAAGAGAACACAAGAAGGAATCTGTGTGGGAATTTGCATCACTCTCATAGCTGTGAATTCTATGTTCGTACTCATCAAATTACGACTGGAAAATTTGAGTTCCATAGCAATAGCTGCTCTGTGTGGTATCATTACGGCTGACTTTGGTTCTGGTTTGGTTCACTGGGCGGCGGACACCTGGGGATCCGTTGAACTTCCGATCCTGGGAAAG AACTTTTTACGACCATTTCGTGAGCATCATATAGATCCTACCAGTATAACAAGACATGATTTCATAGAAACTAATGGCGATAATTTTATGGTCGCAATACCAGTCCTGTCTAAGCTTACATGGGACTTTTTAACATTACCCGAAGCAGAATTACAACAAAAGTTCGTGTGGACGTGCTATTGGTTCCTGCTTGCCATTTTTGTAGCAATGACTAATCAG ATACATAAGTGGTCGCATACGTATTTCGGATTACCCACTTGGGTTGTGTGGCTCCAGGAGCATAGAATCATTCTGCCGAGGAAGCATCACCGCGTGCACCACGTCGCGCCCCATGAGACTTATTTTTGCATTACTACGGGATGGCTAAATTGGCCTTTAGAAAAACTTCACTTTTGGTACATCCTGGAGGTGATAATCGAGTGGTCTACTGGCTGCAAACCCAGAGCCGACGATCTGAAATGGGCGCAAAAACGTTCTtga